The genome window TCCGGTTGAAGACGGCGACGGTGTTGCCCTCGCGCGACGCGAGGTTGCGGGCCAGGTTCGACCCCATCACAGCCAGACCGACGACTCCGATGTTGGCCGTTGCGTGGTTCTCGGGCACGGAGGACTCCTTCGTTGAGACGGTTTGCGTCCAGCGTAGCCGTCCGGCCGCGCTGTGGATCGTTGTGTGACGTCCTGCTCAGCCCAGCCGGAACGTCGCCCGCGGGATCTCGTCCACCAGCCGGCGCGCGATGGTGAACGCGTCCTCCTCGGCGAGCTGGTGCGTGACGACGAGGGAGGCCAGGAACGAGGCGTCCACCCGGCGCGACATGTCGTGCCGGGCCGGGATCGAGCAGAACGCCCGGGTGTCGTCGATGAAGCCGCTGGTCTTGGTGAAGCCCGCGCTGTCGGTGATCGCGCGCCGGTAGCGGAGGATCGCCGCCGGGGTGTCGAGGAACCACCAGGGCGCGCCGGCGTACACCGACGGGTAGAACCCGGCCAGTGGCGCGATCTCCCGCGAGAACGTGGTCTCGTCCACCGTGAACAGCACGAGCCGGAAGGTCGGGTTCGTGCCGAAGTCGCGCAGGATCGGCGTGAGCGGCACGGTGAACGAGCCGACCGCCGGCAGGTCGTGCCCGGTGTCGGGGCCGTAGGCGTCGAAGGTCGGCCGGTGGTGGTTGCGGTGCACCCCGGGGTGCAGCTGCATGACGAGGCCGTCCTCGGCGGACATCTCGGCCAGTCGGTAGAGCAGATTGCGGCGGTAGGCGACGGCCTCCGCCGCGGTGACCGAGCCGTCGAGCGCCGCGCGGTGGATGCGGGAGGCCTCCGCCGCCTCCAGCGGCTCACTGCCCGCGTCGATCACGCCCGTGTCGGTCGCCGTCCCGCCCGCGGCGGCGAACGCGGCGCGGCGCGCGCGCAGGGCCGCCAGGAGGCCCGCGTAGCTCGCGGTGTCGATGTCGGCGCGGGCGGCGAGCCGGTCCAGCCGGGCCGCCCAGCCCGCCTCGTCGGGGTGCATGTAGCGGTCGGCGCGGAAGGTCGGCACGACCCGGCCGGTGAAGGAGGGGTCGGCGGCGAGCCTGGCGTGCGCCTCCAGGTCGTCGGCGGGGTCGTCGGTGGTCGCGAGGACCGCGATGCGGAACCGGTCGAACAGCGCGCGGGGCCGGAACTCCGGCGACGCGAGGGTGGCGGTGAGCTGGTCGTAGAGCGCGTCGGCGTTCTGCGCGGAGGGCTGCTCGGTCAGCCCGAACACCTCGCTGAACTCGGACTCGAACCAGAACCGCACCGGGGTGCCGAGGAAGGCGTCCCAGTTCTCGCAGAGCCGGCGCCAGATCGAGCGGCCGGTGGCGGGGGAGGGCACGCCGTCGCGTGCGAGGCCGAGGTCGCCGAGCGGCACGCCCACCGCGTGCAGCATCCGCGTCACGTAGTGGTCCGGCGTGATCAGGAGCGCCGCCGGGTCGGGGAACGGCTCGTCGTCGGCGAGCATCGACGCCGGGACGTGGCCGTGCGGCGAATAGATGGGCGCGTCGGCCACAGCCGCGTGCAGCCGTCTGGCCAGGTCGCGCTCGGCGGGGTCGGCGGGGAACAGGCGGTCCGGGTGCGGGGCGAGCGCGGTCATCCGCGTCCTTTCGTCGAGGTGGTCTGCGAGGCGGGCGCGGGCCCCGTGGAGGCCCGGACCGTCAGGTGGGTGGGGAGCGTCGCCGCCTGCCTGCCGACCGGCGTCGCGTTCTCGTCGAGGCGCGCGAGCAGCATCGACACCGCCGTGCGGCCGGCCTGCTCGATCGGCGCGGTGAGCGTGGTGAGCGGCGGGTTGCAGAAGTCGGCGCCGAAGATGTCGTCGCAGCCGACGAGGGAGACGTCGCCGGGGACGTCGACGCCGCGCTCGCGGAAGCGGGCCAGCATCCCGATCGCCAGGAGGTCGTTGAAGGCGATGCAGGCGGTGGCCCCCGCGTGGAGCACCGCGTCCGCGGCGGCCGCTCCGGCGTACTGCCGCGGCGCGAACGGGCCGACCCGCTGCGCCTCCACCTGGTAGTGCTCCGCGGAGCGGACCAGGGCGCGCCAGCGCCGCTCGTTCGACCAGGAGGTCTCCGGCCCCGACGCGTAGACGATGGTGCGGTGGCCGAGTGAGGCCAGGTGGCCGACCGCCTGCTCGACACCGGTGGGGGTGTCGATGAAGACGTTGGCGACCCCGCGCGTCTGCCGGTTGATCGCCACCAGCGGCACCTCCTCCGCGAGCGCGGTCAGGTGCCGGTCGGTGAGGCGGGAGGCCGCGAGGATCGCCCCGTCGAAGGATGGCCGCAGCTTGTGCAGCATGCCGTCCTCCAGTTCGTCCGACTCCTCGGTGTCGACCAGGAGCTGCGTGTAGCCCGCCGCCTTCAGCTGCAGCTGGGTGCCGCGGATGATGCCGAAGTAGAACGGGTTCGTGATGTCGGAGACCAGCACGGCGATGCACCGGGTCCGGCCGCTGGTGAGCGCCCTGGCCTGGGAGTTGGGGATGTAGTTGAGCTCGCGCGCCGCACGCTCGATGCGCTCGCGGGTGATCGCGTTGACCCGGCCCGGATTGGCGAGGGCGCGGGAGGCGGTCGAGGTGGCGACGCCGCTGGCGGCGGCCACGTCGGCGAGGGTGGCCGGGCGGTCCACACCGTCGGGATACCCGCGAAGCTGAGGGCTCATGCGCCCATCACAGCACACGATGGCAATTTTTGGCAATCGGTTGCAGTCCTGTTGCCGTTCTGCCTAGGCTCGGCGGCAGTCCCTCGGTGCGCACCTCGTCCGGGGGGCATGATCCACCGGATCCCGTCCTCAAAGGAGAGTCACGAATGAGATCACGTTTCGCGCTCGGCGCGATCGCCGGCCTGGCCGCCCTCGGCCTCGCACTGACCGGATGCTCGTCCTCCGGCAGCGGCTCGAACCCCAGTTCCACGTCCACCGCGGTCGACGGCAAGGGGCGCACCCTGTCCGTCTACGTCGGAGCGAGCGGGCTCTACCCGCAGCAGCAGAAGGAGTGGTTCGCGGAGCTTCAGGCGCAGTTCAAGAAGGAGACCGGCGCGGACCTCGCCTTCGACACCTTCGCGAGCTCCAACGACGAGCTCACCAAGATCCAGACCTCGGTCGTCTCCGGGCAGGGCCCCGACGTCTACGCACTCGGCACGACCTTCACCCCGACCGCCTACGCGACCGGCGCGTTCGTCAACCTGACCGACGCCGACTGGGCGAAGATCGGCGGCCGCGACCGCTTCGTCCCGGCCGCACTCGGCATGTCCGGCCCGGACGCCAAGAACCAGATCGGCGTTCCGCTCGCGCAGCGCCCGTTCGTGATGGCGTACAACAAGGACCTGCTGAAGGCCGCGGGCATCGACAAGCCCGCCACCACCTGGGACGACTTCGCCAGCCAGGCCAAGAAGCTCACGACCGGCGACACCTACGGCGTCGCGGTCGGCTACGCCGACAACTACGACCCGTGGAAGTTCATCTGGGCGATGTCGACGCAGGCGGGCAACCCGATCCTCGACCTGAAGTCCGGCAAGGCGCGGCTCGACGACCCCACCACCGAGAAGGCCTACCAGACCTACTTCGGCTGGCTCACCCAGCAGAAGGCGGTCGACCCGGCGGCCGTCGGCTGGAAGAACCCGCAGGCCGTCGCCGCGTTCGCGGCGGGCAAGGCCGCGTACCTCCCGATGGTGTCGGCCAGCTCGATCGAGGCGCTGGACAAGTCCGCCGTGGCCGGCAAGTACGCTTACGCTCTGATGCCGACCGTGGCGCCGGGCAAGACGTCCAATCCGTCCAGCGGTAAGCCTGCGGCGAGCATCGTCTCCGGTGACAACATCGTCGTCGCCAAGTACTCGAAGAACCAGGACCTGGCCTTCGCCTACATCAACATGGTCACCCGCGCCGACATGCAGACCAAGGAGTTCTCGCTCCTGGGCGACCTGCCGTCGAACGCGCAGGCCGCGGCCGACCTGCAGAAGTCGAAGCCGATCATCGCCCCGATCGTCGACGCCATCGGCAAGTCGGTGGCCACGCCGTTCTCCGGCGCCTGGGGCGACACCCAGCTCGCGCTGACCAACGTCGTCGTCCAGTCGATCCCCAACCTGTCGAACGGCTCGGTCAGCAGCTCGGAGCTGTCGCAGCTCCTCAAGACCGCGCAGTCCACGGCGCAGAGCTCGCTGGACAAGGCCAAGAAGTAACGGGCTGATCGTCATGTCCACCGAAACCGCGACTCCGGTCGCGACCGCCCGCTCGTCCGCGGAGGCGACCCCTCCGCGGGCGGGCGGGGCGCCCCGCCGGGGCCGCCGGACTGTGCAGCAGCGCAACCGGCCGCTCTGGCTGCTCCTTCCCGGCGGCATCCTCATGCTGCTGGTCATCGTCGTCCCGTTCGTGTTCGCGCTCGTCATCTCGACGCTCGACCTCGACATGTACACGCTGCGCGACTGGGTGTCGGCGCCGTTCATCGGGCTCGGGAACTACATCGAGGCGCTGACCTCGTCGTCCCTGCTCCAGTCGATCTGGATCAGCGTCTCGTTCGCCGTCATCGCGGCCGTCGTGACCCTGCCGATCGGCGTGGCAGCGGCCCTGGCGACGCAGAACGCCTTCCGGGGCCGGGCGCTGGTGCGCTCGCTGTTCCTGGTGCCGTACGTGCTGCCCGGCTTCGTCGTCGGCACGTTCTGGCACACCATGCTGCAGCCGCACGGGATCGTGGACACGGTCCTCGGCAACCTCGGCATCCACACCGGGCTGTGGCTCAACGGGCCGCTCAGCTACTGGACCCTCGTGATGGTCCAGATCTGGTCGTCGTGGCCGTTCTTCTACCTGCTGGTGCTCGCCGGCCTGCAGTCGATCGAGAACGAGGTCCATGAGGCCGCCGCCATCGACGGCGCGGGCTGGTGGGCGAAGCTGCGCTACGTCATCCTGCCCGCCCTGCGCGGACCGATCGCGCTGGCACTGATCATCTCGCTGCTCCACAACATCAACGGCTTCACGCTGCCGTTCGTGCTCTTCGGAGTCCCGGCGCCGCAGGCGGTCAACGTGCTGCCGGTGCTGACCTACGTGACCAGCTTCCAGAGCTTCCGCTTCGGGCTGAGCGCGGCGATGGCGGTGTTCTCGCTGATCCTGATCGCGATCCCGCTGTTCGTCTACCTGCGCGCGGTACGGCTCGACACCGGCGACGACCGCAAGGAGAAGACGGCATGACCACTTCAGCCCCTCCCATCACCGTCGCCCCCACCGGCCGCTCCGCGCGCCGCCGCGGCACGGGAGACGTCTACCGGCTGCTGCCGCGTCCGCTGCAGGCCGTCATCATCACGATCCTGCTCTGCGTGGCGCTGCTGCCCATCCTCTACGTGCTGCTGTCGTCGGTGAACTCCGACATCGGCGTCGCGAGCGGCGAGTTCTTCCCGAGCTCGCTGCACTTCGACAACTACATCAAGGTGTGGTCGACGGTCGCGCTCGGCAACGGCCTGATGAACAGCGTCATCGTCGCCGGCGGCGTCGCGATCGTCTGCGCCTTCCTCTCGGTGGCGACCGCGTATGTGCTGGTGCGGTTCGCGTTCCGCGGCCGGCTGACCTTCCTGCGCGGCCTGCTCGGTCTGCAGTCGATCCCGGGGACGCTCATGCTGCTGCCGGTGTTCGTGCTGTTCTCGTCGGCGTCGAGCGCGCTCGGCATCCCGATCATCGGCACCAGGTGGTCGCTGTTCGTCACCTACCTGACGTTCGCGCTGCCGTTCTCGACCTGGGTCATGGTGACCTACCTGCGCGGGCTGCCGCGCGAGCTGGAGGAGGCCGCCCGGATCGACGGGGCGTCGTCGTGGCGCATCCTGACCAGGATCGTGCTGCCGCTCAGCTGGCCGGGCGTGGTGGTGGCGGGCATCTTCGCCTTCCTGCTCGGCTGGAACGACGTGCTGTTCGCCTCGGTGATGACCAACCCGGACACCCGCACGGCGGCCGTCGCTCTCCAGGTGTTCACGGTGGCGCAGGAGGGTGGAGCCCTGCCCCTCTACGGGCAGATGATGGCGGCGTCGCTGATCTGCGCCGTCCCGGTCGTGGCCCTCTACCTGGTGTTCCAGCGCTACCTCGTCGGCGGGCTGACCGCGGGCGGGGTCAAGTGAAGAAGATGACGACACGAGTGAAGTGTGAGAGAGTGACTGACACAATCCGACCCACCTGGGCACTGTCCGGCTTCGGCGACGAGATCGATCCCGACCCCGCCGTCCAGATCGCGGTCCTGCAGGCCCTCGGCGCGAACCACATCGAGGTGCGCAGCGCGTGGGGCGTCAACATCGTCGACCTCGACGACGAGCAGCTCGACCGGCTCGCGGGGATCCTCGCGGAGCGCGGGATGCGCGTCTCCGCGA of Leifsonia shinshuensis contains these proteins:
- the uxaC gene encoding glucuronate isomerase, with amino-acid sequence MTALAPHPDRLFPADPAERDLARRLHAAVADAPIYSPHGHVPASMLADDEPFPDPAALLITPDHYVTRMLHAVGVPLGDLGLARDGVPSPATGRSIWRRLCENWDAFLGTPVRFWFESEFSEVFGLTEQPSAQNADALYDQLTATLASPEFRPRALFDRFRIAVLATTDDPADDLEAHARLAADPSFTGRVVPTFRADRYMHPDEAGWAARLDRLAARADIDTASYAGLLAALRARRAAFAAAGGTATDTGVIDAGSEPLEAAEASRIHRAALDGSVTAAEAVAYRRNLLYRLAEMSAEDGLVMQLHPGVHRNHHRPTFDAYGPDTGHDLPAVGSFTVPLTPILRDFGTNPTFRLVLFTVDETTFSREIAPLAGFYPSVYAGAPWWFLDTPAAILRYRRAITDSAGFTKTSGFIDDTRAFCSIPARHDMSRRVDASFLASLVVTHQLAEEDAFTIARRLVDEIPRATFRLG
- a CDS encoding LacI family DNA-binding transcriptional regulator codes for the protein MSPQLRGYPDGVDRPATLADVAAASGVATSTASRALANPGRVNAITRERIERAARELNYIPNSQARALTSGRTRCIAVLVSDITNPFYFGIIRGTQLQLKAAGYTQLLVDTEESDELEDGMLHKLRPSFDGAILAASRLTDRHLTALAEEVPLVAINRQTRGVANVFIDTPTGVEQAVGHLASLGHRTIVYASGPETSWSNERRWRALVRSAEHYQVEAQRVGPFAPRQYAGAAAADAVLHAGATACIAFNDLLAIGMLARFRERGVDVPGDVSLVGCDDIFGADFCNPPLTTLTAPIEQAGRTAVSMLLARLDENATPVGRQAATLPTHLTVRASTGPAPASQTTSTKGRG
- a CDS encoding ABC transporter substrate-binding protein, whose product is MRSRFALGAIAGLAALGLALTGCSSSGSGSNPSSTSTAVDGKGRTLSVYVGASGLYPQQQKEWFAELQAQFKKETGADLAFDTFASSNDELTKIQTSVVSGQGPDVYALGTTFTPTAYATGAFVNLTDADWAKIGGRDRFVPAALGMSGPDAKNQIGVPLAQRPFVMAYNKDLLKAAGIDKPATTWDDFASQAKKLTTGDTYGVAVGYADNYDPWKFIWAMSTQAGNPILDLKSGKARLDDPTTEKAYQTYFGWLTQQKAVDPAAVGWKNPQAVAAFAAGKAAYLPMVSASSIEALDKSAVAGKYAYALMPTVAPGKTSNPSSGKPAASIVSGDNIVVAKYSKNQDLAFAYINMVTRADMQTKEFSLLGDLPSNAQAAADLQKSKPIIAPIVDAIGKSVATPFSGAWGDTQLALTNVVVQSIPNLSNGSVSSSELSQLLKTAQSTAQSSLDKAKK
- a CDS encoding carbohydrate ABC transporter permease yields the protein MSTETATPVATARSSAEATPPRAGGAPRRGRRTVQQRNRPLWLLLPGGILMLLVIVVPFVFALVISTLDLDMYTLRDWVSAPFIGLGNYIEALTSSSLLQSIWISVSFAVIAAVVTLPIGVAAALATQNAFRGRALVRSLFLVPYVLPGFVVGTFWHTMLQPHGIVDTVLGNLGIHTGLWLNGPLSYWTLVMVQIWSSWPFFYLLVLAGLQSIENEVHEAAAIDGAGWWAKLRYVILPALRGPIALALIISLLHNINGFTLPFVLFGVPAPQAVNVLPVLTYVTSFQSFRFGLSAAMAVFSLILIAIPLFVYLRAVRLDTGDDRKEKTA
- a CDS encoding carbohydrate ABC transporter permease, encoding MTTSAPPITVAPTGRSARRRGTGDVYRLLPRPLQAVIITILLCVALLPILYVLLSSVNSDIGVASGEFFPSSLHFDNYIKVWSTVALGNGLMNSVIVAGGVAIVCAFLSVATAYVLVRFAFRGRLTFLRGLLGLQSIPGTLMLLPVFVLFSSASSALGIPIIGTRWSLFVTYLTFALPFSTWVMVTYLRGLPRELEEAARIDGASSWRILTRIVLPLSWPGVVVAGIFAFLLGWNDVLFASVMTNPDTRTAAVALQVFTVAQEGGALPLYGQMMAASLICAVPVVALYLVFQRYLVGGLTAGGVK